CATCGCAACATTCCACTCTCCATTTTAAATTCGCGAGGAAAACGATTAAAAAACACTTAAAATACTGCAAAAACATTCTTCGCGGCCATCTTCTCAGATTGCATCGCATGGATAAACACCAATAAGATCTGAGGTGGGAATGGCGTGTCGGCTGTCAGAGACGGACAGCTGAACCACCGAGCAACCCTGGTTGGTGCATGTCCGTCGTCCAATTGTTCTTCACCGCTTCTGCTCACTCCCATCTGCCGACTCCAATCATTGGCAGGCGTGTAGTCCAGGCGGTACACATCCGAGAAGCTCTGCCACAACCAACCAGGTACAGTTCCAAGCAGTCGACGGCGTTCCCGCAGTGGCCACCCTGGCCATGGGCACCGGCACCGACGCCGACGCCGAGTTCTCCGCCGTTGCAGGGTGCTGGCTCCCCGTCAAGCGCCCCCGCACCGTCGCCGGAGGTCGCCAAGCCTCTGGCAGTGCCGCCTCGGGACGTCGAGAAGCCTGCGCACAGCATCACGGTGCCACCGATGCCAGCCACGGTGGTGGCCCACGGCGCTGCAGCGGTCGGAGAACCGTCGACTGAGGCAGCGGGGCACGCTCCTACCAGGCGGCGTGTCTATGTCATCGCCGGAGCAGGAGCTTCCCTCCTTGTGGCCATTTCGGCGGCGCTGTTCGTCCTGTGCTACCGGTCCAATAAGGTGGTCACCGTCAGGCCGTGGGCGACCGGCCTCAGCGGGCAGCTGCAGAAAGCGTTCGTGACAGGTTCGGCTCGCCCCTGAAAACTGTGCCCAAGTTTCCATCTGTGCTGCTACGTGGCTCGCTTCTTTTCTTGGAAGTGATTGGGAGATGGCTGCAGGCGTGCCGTCGCTCAAGAGGTCGGAGCTCCAGGCGGCCTGCGAAGATTTCAGCAACGTCATCGGCTGCCTGTCGGATTACATGATGTACAAGGGGACGCTGTCGAGCGGCGTCGAGATCGCCGTCATATCGACGACGACGAAGTCCGGCAAGGAGTGGTCCAAGCACTGCGAAGCCCAGTTCAGGAAAAAGGTGGCTGCAAAGCTAGGATGAAACTGAACAAATTAGATAGTATTACCCTGAAAATAAATAGACTTACCTTAATGAACTTAGTAATGATGGGCATTGTACTGTTTCAGATAACAAGCCTGTCCAGAGTTAACCACAAGAACTTTGTGAACCTGCTGGGCTACTGCCAGGAAGAGCAGCCGTTCACAAGGATGATGGTGTTCGAGTATGCTCCAAACGGCACCCTCTTCGACCATCTCCATGGTAAGATTAATGGAGTTTCATCCATCAGACGTTTTTACAAGAGCTGTAGCAGATTAACTAACAATGGTGTGGTTCGCTGCAGTGAGGGAAGACGGTCACCTGGACTGGCCGACGAGGCTGCGGGTGGCGGTGGGGATCGCCTACTGCCTGGAGCACATGCACCAGCTGAGCCCGCCAGAGATCCTCAAGACGCTCGACACGTCCACCGTGTACCTGACCGACGACTTCGCGGCCAAGATTGCGGATGTCTTCTTCTGCTCGGACGACGCCTCGTCGACAAGGGCGGAGATGGCGAGCCTGCAGTCCCTCCTGGCTCTGTCCGACAGGGAGAGCGTTGTGTACAGCTACGGCATGGTGCTGCTGGAGATCATGTCCGGCAGGTTCACGGCGTCGGCCGGCGGCCTGCTGGAGGGCTGGGCGGCGAGCTTCCTCCGAGGGGAGAGGCAGCTGAGGGACGTCATGGACCCTGGCCTGAGCTGGAACGCGCCCCGCCAGGCCGAGACCGTCAACAGGCTGGACGGCGTGATACGGTCCTGCACCGACCGGGAGGCGAGGCGGCGACCCGCGATGGCAGAGGTGGCGAGGCGGCTGAGGGGGATCACGGCCATGCCGCCGGAGGCGGCCACCCCCAAGGTGTCGCCGCTGTGGTGGGCTGAGCTGGAGATCATCTCCACCGAAGCCACCTGAAGGAGCTGAGCATACAGGTTTGCTACAAGAGTTCGTATACCAACAGTTGAAATCGCAGTGTGTGCAAGTGGTGTAGCATAGCATAGTGACAAAGGTGTGCTTGTATTTTCGCTTCACTACAGACCTTGTAGTTTGTCCAGATTTTGTAACCAGACTGCCTCAGTGCATACTGCAGCTCGCAGAAACACCATGCAGAAGAGACATCAGCAGCAGCATAGCGTGCATGCAAGTACGCAACACAAACGAGTAGAATACAATAATAAGTTTAGCTGTTCAAGACGTCCAATGCCCATAAACCCCACTGCCGTCGAATGTGACGCATAACGACTTGACAGACTGAAAATAATAAACCACCACAGAAGACATCTACGACAATGTTCCTACGACTGACTGACGCTATACTTTGGTACCCTTCTGTTCATCTGAACCAAACCCAAACGGAGTTTGGCGCAGCAACAAAACCAAACATCCACCATAACAGACGACGCAAGATAATTTCTCGTCTAGGAGACTATCGCTTGGTTTATCATCCCCTGGGTCCATGACGCCGTCTCCCTGACTTCATCATCCAAATCGAGGCACTCCCTCAGGAACTCAACGTGGAAGAGGTGGCTCTTGAACAGATCCTTCGAGAT
The sequence above is a segment of the Triticum dicoccoides isolate Atlit2015 ecotype Zavitan chromosome 1A, WEW_v2.0, whole genome shotgun sequence genome. Coding sequences within it:
- the LOC119276084 gene encoding probable inactive receptor-like protein kinase At3g56050; this encodes MGRLCCAAAALLLLLACLSFSLGACSSDAQRGWVNDREEDARPADRRVVQAVHIREALPQPTRYSSKQSTAFPQWPPWPWAPAPTPTPSSPPLQGAGSPSSAPAPSPEVAKPLAVPPRDVEKPAHSITVPPMPATVVAHGAAAVGEPSTEAAGHAPTRRRVYVIAGAGASLLVAISAALFVLCYRSNKVVTVRPWATGLSGQLQKAFVTGVPSLKRSELQAACEDFSNVIGCLSDYMMYKGTLSSGVEIAVISTTTKSGKEWSKHCEAQFRKKITSLSRVNHKNFVNLLGYCQEEQPFTRMMVFEYAPNGTLFDHLHVREDGHLDWPTRLRVAVGIAYCLEHMHQLSPPEILKTLDTSTVYLTDDFAAKIADVFFCSDDASSTRAEMASLQSLLALSDRESVVYSYGMVLLEIMSGRFTASAGGLLEGWAASFLRGERQLRDVMDPGLSWNAPRQAETVNRLDGVIRSCTDREARRRPAMAEVARRLRGITAMPPEAATPKVSPLWWAELEIISTEAT